The Rhinolophus ferrumequinum isolate MPI-CBG mRhiFer1 chromosome 17, mRhiFer1_v1.p, whole genome shotgun sequence DNA window AAAATTATAGAAGCCACCCTCTTTTATTCCATCTATATAGCCCAGCTATTTGCAAGGGAAATATCTTACGCCTTTGTGGCCTCCAAAAACAAGGAGATTTGGCGCTTTATGTAAGGCTGCCTCAGGATGCTCCTCACAGAGGGTCTTTCTTCAGGCATTTTGCTCAGCATTGTTCTTATCAGTTCTGCCAGCTCTGGGCTATAATCTTTCGGCATTGGTGGCagctacaaagagaaataatactGTAATTATGACTAATGGTCTTGTAAATGAAGGTAaaagttttctaatatttaagtCATTATACACATAAGCAGAAAATAACCACTGTATTAATTGGTCTACGGAAAGTGTACTGGTGTTCTGGTTATACTAGCAGGCTGTAAGATTATAAAACTATATCCGTCAAACCAGCAATCCCATTTGAGGACTCTCTCCTTCAGAAATAAGGGCATGAGTACCAAAAGATTTACGTACTGGGATAGTCACTGCAGTATCGTGCTTGCGGTAGTAAACAACTGGAAACTTCAATGTCCATAATGGACTTGTGGAATAGACTATGGTACATCTTTCTAATAATATACTAGGCAGCCTCTTATAAAATGAGTACAGATACTACCCTGGAAAGATGTCCCTCAGATATTAAGTCAAAAAAGCAAGTTGTGTACCAATGTGTACAGTCTGCTTCCATTTCAGTTACTTTTTTGAAGTATCTGTGTGTATAGGGTATAGGGTGCTAGAGTTATGTCTGTATAAgacagggaaagggaagaaggccATGCATCAATTGTTAGCAATGGTTATCTCCAGAGGATAAAAATGGATAAGAGGaaaatttctctcctttctttcttttttttttttaaagattttattggggaaggggaataggactttattggggaacagtgtgtacttccaggactttttttttttccccgagtcaagttgttgtcctttcaatcttagttgtggagggtgccgttcagcttcaagttgttgtcctttcagtcttagttgtggagggcgcagctcagctccaggtccagttgccgttgctagttgcaggaggcacagcccaccatcccttacaggagtcaaaccagcaaccttgtggttgagaggacgtgctccaaccaactgagccatctgggagctcagcagcagctcagctcaaggtgccatgttcaatctttagttgcagggggcgctgcccaccatcccttacgggactcgaggaattgaactggcagccttgtggttgagagcccactggtccatgtgggaatcgaaccggcagccttcagagttaggagcacagagctccaactgcctgagccactgggccggtccctctctcctttcttgtttGATTCTTTAACTAATAGAATTACGggcaaattttactttttctttttcaatatttctcaaattaaaaaattaaatgaaagatcCCTGGTCAGAATGGCAGGGtaaataaatgctgtgcttgcctcctctcacaaccacatcaaaattacaactgaactacataACAATCATCATTGATAATTGCCTggagtctaactgaacagaagtcctacattAAGAACATACAGAacaagccacctcaagactggtaggaggggcagatgTGGAATGGGCTAGTCCCACACGCATGtgtgtgactgttaaaaattgggaaggatatctcagctgtggagatcCCCCCACGCAGCCCTGGAGGAGCAAGCAGGTCCTAcccacacaccaggctccccagcctaaggttccagtgctggggagaaaagtccccataacttttggctgtaaaaaccagtggagatcgtggctgggtgagacagaaggcagctgcagtcccaggcactcttcttaaagggcctgtgcacagacttactcgctgatggactcacttatTCTGAGCGCCAGTGATGGGGCAACAGCTAGAAAGGCATGAGGGACATACGGCAGGtactgagttgtctggtttcaggTCGAGGGCTAGActggcagctttcttccagacagaagtgctacaagaatccattgtttctctgttgagccctccccagcCTGGCATGGAAACACAAtcagctgccatatctgaatcactatcaacctggctaacaccattcatccACAccgccctggtgattccctgagaccccaccccacccaacttctgGACACActcaagcctcttccagtggcttttccatacaaacgccTATCTTGATTCATGCTGTggagtttcctaaaatctctcaaaggttcacaaaacccaaataagcaatGGATGGTTGTGTGCGACTGCTCCAGCTTCCTGACCAAAAGGAACAAGCAGACTTATAACACCAAGTCCAATAATCTGAAGACCCACAACTCCTTCTGCTACAATGGGCTGATTCACTGCAAGATGGTGGATGTGGAGCCAGCAGCCAATGGCAAAGGTGTTGTGGTTATCATAAAGCAGAGATCAAGCCAGCGAAAGCCAGCCACCTTCTACATGTGGACCACCATCAATGAGAATGCCCAGACTACCTTCAGCAGCATCTGGCACATGATCCACAAGAAAAGACACGGCCTGGACTTGCGCATGGCCACCATCTGTAGAGCCAGTGCCATCCTGTGTAGCCAGAAGTCTGTGACGTTGATGAGGAAGTGGGCTCACCCCACTAACAGCTCCTGAGCACCTCCCCGACAAAGCAATAAAGCATAAAGTGTCAGCTGact harbors:
- the LOC117037081 gene encoding 60S ribosomal protein L28-like, which encodes MLWSFLKSLKGSQNPNKQWMVVCDCSSFLTKRNKQTYNTKSNNLKTHNSFCYNGLIHCKMVDVEPAANGKGVVVIIKQRSSQRKPATFYMWTTINENAQTTFSSIWHMIHKKRHGLDLRMATICRASAILCSQKSVTLMRKWAHPTNSS